In Erpetoichthys calabaricus chromosome 11, fErpCal1.3, whole genome shotgun sequence, the DNA window TTCGAAAAATATTTGGAGAACTTGCTACAGTTATTTAGAAATTCTGGcagtcttgcttgcttgcttttttctcaacaggtaaaaacagacagcctaGATGAGGTTGCGATCAGGGCACTGTGGGTAACattctgttttgttaataataataataataattcataataataattcattacatttatatagcgcttttcttaaaagcgctatccacacagggaggaaccgggaagcgaacccacaatcttccacagtctcttactgcaaagcagcagcactaccactgcgccacctgtgaggacacaagATGTTACAAAACTCCTGCTTGTTCTCTTTACTGAAAATACTTCTTTTTGACCTTATGTGTTCTGAGTCACTGTTCTGCTACCGAATGAAACTGCGAATCATATGTTTGTACTTATCAGAAATGAGGATTCCTTTACTTCTGACCAAATCACCATCTCAAGGGTTTCTATATGTACAGTACTCACTAACTTTCATAAGCAGTCTAGGATAAAAATtacctggtcctggtgatttgtttgatttcaggctATATAACCAAAGCTGTACtcctccctctacaatttccaaatccctcagtacctccttagtagtctgtTACTGCTGGCAGAATATCCGcttcttcacatgtgaagaaCTCATGTAAATGCAAGTTTTGATCATCTGCTATTTCACCAAGtaaattttttaattcccctttactattgcTGATACACTTTGCTAtctctttgactgttcttttataacaaaatactgaaagaatctcttggaGATATCTTTCACCTTATCAgcaatattcctctctaactatCTTTTACATTTCTAATATCTTTCCTAATGGCCGCCCTCATGCTTTCTTACGCCCTAAGATCCACATTGCagttagggatgcaccgataccgaaacgggtatctggtatcggcctcgataccacattttctaaagtactcgtactcgttaaaagtcccccgataccggggaccgataccacggtctgagaaatgtctatgtttgagcggcgtgtaaggggttaatcacaggcgctgagtgcccgcccccaggccccggctgcagctcagagcggggagaaggcgaggcgagacatgtcagccgtgtggaactatttcagaGTGAataaagacgacaaaacaaaggcggactgcaaattgtgctcagcgaaattgtccagaggaggctcaaaaggtagcgcatttaacacaagtaatttaatcaagcacctaaaatcccaacacgacaacgagtacaaggagtttacccacgcttctaaaccaacacaacccacgctgcagcaaacttttgcaagacgagagaaaatgtccagagacaatccacgtgctgtgaaaataacacaggcaattatcgaatacattgcattgagtgaccagccactctcggaggtagaaaatgtgggattcctgcgtctcctcaatgttctggagcccagatatgatgtcccaagccgccgctacatgactgacacggagctgcctaaactacacgactccgtgaaaaaacatatccacagcctactgcaaccctcctctgcgtttagtttcaccacggatatttggacaagcagtgttagccccgtgtcgctaattagcctaacctcccagtggatagacgagagtttcaactcgcaacgagccatattacatgcgaaacaattccgcggctcgcacaccagccaggctatagcgcatgtgtttgaggaaatgctccagacatggggtatacctaaaacatcagtacatgttgtgcttcgtgacaatgccaaaaacatgattaaagccATGAATGACGCAGGGCTCCCAAGTCTGCCGTGTGTCGCGCACACGCTCCAACTGGCTGTTAACGAGGGCTTATTAGCACAAAGGAGCATAGCTGATGCTATAGCAGTGGGGCGGAAAATAGTTGGGCATTTTAAACATTCCGCCTTAGCCTACTCCCGCCTCGAGGACATTCAGGGACAGCTCAACCAGCCAATAAAGAGACTGCAGCAGGACATACAGACGCGCTGGAACAGCACGTATTACATGCTCCAGTCCCTCATTGAGCAAAAGCGAGTGCTGGGGGTGTATGTGTCCGAGCATGAACTCCCAGTCCCTGACTATCTCACCGCTCACCAATGGGCTCTTATGGAGAAGACTGTTGCCATCCTCGCCCCCTTTGAGGAACTAACTAAAAAAGTGAGCAGCTACGACGCACTAGCCTCTGATGTCATCCCAGCTGTGACTGTGCTAGTGAGACttctaaacagagaaacagaCGAGGACCACGGCGTCAAGACAATGAAAGCAACCTTACTGGCAGCTGTCAAGAAGCGCTTCAGTGACGTCGAGACCAACCCACTGTACTTCATCTCCACCATACTTGACCCAAGGTAAAgtctgtgtgctataggtattcaATGATAAACTACAGTACTAAATGTAAGATTAATTTCCAtctgaaatattatattatatttttgtaactaaaatacacaaatacaaatgtatgcaatatatatacagtggaacctctagatacgagtttaattcgttccagcactgagcttgtatagcgaatttcttgtatctagaacaaacgtccccattgaaaataatggaaatccagttaatccgttccgcatcccaaatatattaacataaaaatcaattttcctaacaaataacactgataaattatatatactgtagtctacctttaataaataacactggtaaataatataactgattattaaaagaatcaaaacaagtgtccaaagtgcagtagagcattcaataaatctttaaataaataatccttaaaacagttgtgaagtggaggtttaaagttgtaataaaaaggttttctctgtaacaggagaagggataaaataaaggagtaagagggggttggtcgcttcagtgcaaaaccagctacaaagattggaatgtttgggatgatagcgaaagaatgtgcaaaaacttctttctcataaagggtttcagaatgttttagggaaaggttaattaatgcaagatgtttttctgtaagttgttttgatgtctctaagaagggttgttttaggcttagtagagataacacataagttgtcccgtgggaagatgtgtgctgaaactgatcacttctgtatacactggttacacgtaagccattttggttaaggacactcaattagtatataagggaaggttccgccctcagtttcttcggaagctcaaccgtggggaacgtgcacaccgcccggtattggaccaggctcacgagttgatcctctgacgagactgatacgcgggctccctcagtctactggtctaggatgatggctctgggtcttttgatattactgtaagtatagtataagtcatatatatatattactgtaagtcaatagtacaattcctatatctgcatgtatattgctattatattgtatgtaactgatattatatttgaacaagtaaacacaattgaagtattggacctttcctctctgattcctgcctgcttattttctcttaaaaccttggaaccattttcctaaactaaaacaaaagtacataagaataacaatcctttaacacgaggttaaaacgtcaacaggaagcagtcttcaaaaaacagatgacaatccccggtgcttcttctctgttagcatctcacctgcttctcccatgcgggctctgcaacaggcgagacactcttaatgcagctgaccttctctacaccgtcctgcttcagctgtttggctcgcctgttcagctacacgcgagcctgcactcgctcgctctctcgcaccgacttcctactgctgcggattcctgcctcctcctgcaacctccgttctctctcctctcctctcttttcttttacttcttcacccccttaaccggctcgcgcttctctatatatgcggggaagacatggcagctgctagggttaccacttttaatacaaaaaaataacggacgcatacgtattgattcaaaacgggacgcgcaatttcattctcaaatactggacgattccgtattttaaaggacgggtggcaaccctgcccagcccatcagccacaggacaaatcatggatgtgggcagtttcccacctgtgcacttaggtgagaaacgcagacaccgcagatcgctctgcggctcgctacagctaccacgccccccttgctaagccgcgagctatatccacagcctggctcgtggctcgttacatGAGCCagtgctcgtatttagatctgaatttttcgctcatactttcctcgtattttgaatttctcgtatacagaggtgatcgtatctcgaggttccactgtaatatgaaatatatttccCTTATTACTACCAGAAAGCCAAATGGCTGGCATTTGTGACAGTGGTTTAGGGGAAACTAAAATCAGTcctatttttccacatattaatacATTCATGAATTTTGTTCAGGTATAAAGATCGCTTCTTCTCCAACAACACTGCTCCGGAGGCCAAGCTGCACCTGAAGCAGGAGCTGCAGATGATGTCCAGAGCTGAGGCAGAGGGGAGTCGGGCAGAAGCTGCAGAACCTCCTGCTAAACTGTTCCTCAAGGCCCAGGCCAGCACTAGCAGCAGTCTGGacactgtatttgaagaaatcGCTAAGGAGCAGCCCCAGGCAGCACAGCCGCTGGCAGCAGGTGCTGCCATTGAGCTCGACACATACCTCGGAGAGGCCCCAAGCCCTCGTGATGACAGTCCTCTGAAGTACTGGGGTGTCAACAAAATCAGGTTCCCCACTTTGGCTAAAATGGCCCAGAAATACCTCTCAGCCCCATGTAGCAGTGTGGAAAGTGAAAGGCTTTTTAGCTCAGTGTCACACATTatagatgaaaacagaaacaggCTGACTGCTGATAATGCAGAAAAgctacttttcttaaaaaaaaacctgccacTCACTTTTTCTAAATAGGCTCCATTAAGTGAGTCGTCTTAGACTTGATGTTAATACCTACCTCAGTTGCACTGATTGCCACAGTTCTATGTTAGTGGATGTTGTTagtttattcaaatattgtgcACTAAATAGCAAAGATGTTTATTAATGCCCCTTGTGTTGTCCAAAGCGGCagagtttacaacaaactgaaaaaaatacttgagttgcactgtcactgtttaaattttttttataattatttattctgtaatatgttgcatacaacatgtttttcattttaaataaatgttcttaattccaaactagtcccttgttttttttgttaaattatatgactaaagctgttacctgtaaatttaaatcatgtttttattaagtactcagtatcggcaagtactcggtatcggcgagtactgaaatgcaagtactcgtactcgtactcgttttccaaaaaagtggtatcggtgcatccctaattgcAGTTATCAGTTTTATATTCATCATACAGCTGTTTTAAccattgcagcttctttttttatctaCTGATTTGCCCAATGCagtctttttacattttccaatTTCTGGGATGTagctgtcctgcattatatgtaaaatgtttttaaacttgtTCCACTGTTCCTTAAcggtctccacacttaaaagcgtATCCCAGTTTATTCCATTTAGGCTTCTCCATATCGGTTTAAAGTTAAGTTTTTGCATCTGTGCTCTACCAAATCACTGAGAAATACACTGTATTATGGTCAGTTGACCTTAGctgttcaatcacctctacaacTCCAATTCTAGTCTGCTTATTacaaaaaatactaaatctagacaggcttccccTCACACTGATGCATTAACATACTGCGTTATAACACAGTCACTGATTAGGTCtataaactcctgctcttgtactccacTATTGGCAAAGTTAGCCgttaatattcaggtagttaaagtcccccataacTGTAACATCCccatgtaaacttgcctttttaatattactaaatagATGCACATTTAAAATACTGTCTGCATTGCGAAGTCTATAACACACTCTTAAAATAAAGCCTCTTTCCTCAATGTTTTCCAAACTAacccagatgtcctcactaagatgaaGCTCCTTTTAAGTTCTTTCTATCCTTCCTAAGAAAtgtttatctatctgttatactcatccccattaAGCcagattttaacactagaattaccagagcctacgaaaaaactcgtaaatccgtcccaccttaaatcgcgtcttaaatccgtttgcacctctccgccagaatcctttgtcatctaaatgtgctgataaagctactagcagccagctattccatccccccaccgacttagaatgaacttctctcctagctcaagccttgccttgatttgattacctgggattgaagtggagttttacagtggaaataattctagcattatttggaatacacgcatttcatgtgtgttccatttctatagttggctgtgcaaacacatttttaaaacagaaacgtttttcatattctaatagtaaatgacaaaatgtaggcataaactatataacgtatgaagcctgaagtccatatatcaaagaaacactttcacaaaaggtacaaataaaagaacacgtgcgccttcatgcaaaaaaaaaaaaaaaaaaaaaaagccgcgttagcatgccacattgactttcttactacaaccgccgtggtggcgtaatggtatcagcccctgactgggaatcagagggtggcgagttcgattccgcacggctccacttcgaaaaattaactgctcttattcttacaattttagaataacaatataaatttgatttcagtctgtaacaggcggtgtaacttatgatactggtaaaggttagctttttttttttttttttttttttaattcacttttcattctcgcagtcacattcagaatcaatccatacaaccccatctgacacagctggtttcacataaataaaagtgcacttttattcaagactataaccgaagaataaagaaagcaagttacagttggtggttgatacaacagcttgcatggtgcaatgttaagaactgctgatttccgatccgtgctatataaaatcatcacattcaaatattaacagttcccacacacccaaggtccgccattcctacatttacaacatgtgtacttgttgcagtgtacacacctctctgtgctatggttcctattacagtgaatgagcacctgacactgtactttcttccctgggggaagctgaggtcttagaacggaagtttgttgacgctgtatcatcttttctttttccatcaccttttcctgtaagaagcgacgacgaagttcctctgcaaggtgagccatgaacactcttcttttctcagcggaccccgtgcatgccttatacagtacgtgtgcgttcatcgctgctaggtcaaggatgttgtacaacacagcaaccggccacctgcgtgttcctgtgcgcactgaacaagcacgcgccgtctggtccatgatgtcaacaccacgctggggaaaaaagaaagacaaatatatgtgacattttgaagaaatcattttatcaccagaagagcaccagaatacttcgtcacactaatatttttttcattagcataccttcatgtggttgtagtctgtgaccgtgtttgtttttttttttttttttatcttgcccaatctccacatcatggtgcattgtgctgagaatgcagacagacttcatctttttgggcacatacactgtcagcatggcactgggagatctaaacaccagcgtggagaattgttcgtgtactgaactgactttagctgcaggtggaagttcccgtcgcactttattcatggtgccaagcagagctgtattgcggtgcagcagtctattagccagcgaaagtgacgtgaagaagttgtctgttgttacggttctgcctttgtccagaaatggctccataagctttatgaccacagactcggaaagtctttctcccgtgggacgactgggatcttttcctaaataaggagtggcattgcacatgtactttgtctccaaatctgccgcaatccaaaaaggcagaaccgtaacaacagacaacttcttcacgtcactttcgctggctaatagactgctgcaccgcaatacagctctgcttggcaccatgaataaagtgcgacgggaacttccacctgcagctaaagtcagttcagtacacgaacaattctccacgctggtgtttagatctcccagtgccatgctgacagtgtatgtgcccaaaaagatgaagtctgtctgcattctcagcacaatgcaccatgatgtggagattgggcaagataaaaaaaaaaaaaaacaaacacggtcacagactacaaccacatgaaggtatgctaatgaaaaaaatattagtgtgacgaagtattctggtgctcttctggtgataaaatgatttcttcaaaatgtcacatatatttgtctttcttttttccccagcgtggcgttgacatcatggaccagacggcgcgtgcttgttcagtgcgcacaggaacacgcaggtggccggttgctgtgttgtacaacatccttgacctagcagcgatgaacgcacacgtactgtataaggcatgcacggggtccgctgagaaaagaagagtgttcatggctcaccttgcagaggaacttcgtcgtcgcttcttacaggaaaaggcgatggaaaaagaaaagatgatacagcgtcaacaaacttccgttctaagacctcagcttcccccagggaagaaagtacagtgtcaggtgctcattcactgtaataggaaccatagcacagagaggtgtgtacactgcaacaagtacacatgttgtaaatgtaggaatggcggaccttgggtgtgtgggaactgttaatatttgaa includes these proteins:
- the LOC127529602 gene encoding zinc finger BED domain-containing protein 4-like, producing MLQTWGIPKTSVHVVLRDNAKNMIKAMNDAGLPSLPCVAHTLQLAVNEGLLAQRSIADAIAVGRKIVGHFKHSALAYSRLEDIQGQLNQPIKRLQQDIQTRWNSTYYMLQSLIEQKRVLGVYVSEHELPVPDYLTAHQWALMEKTVAILAPFEELTKKVSSYDALASDVIPAVTVLVRLLNRETDEDHGVKTMKATLLAAVKKRFSDVETNPLYFISTILDPRYKDRFFSNNTAPEAKLHLKQELQMMSRAEAEGSRAEAAEPPAKLFLKAQASTSSSLDTVFEEIAKEQPQAAQPLAAGAAIELDTYLGEAPSPRDDSPLKYWGVNKIRFPTLAKMAQKYLSAPCSSVESERLFSSVSHIIDENRNRLTADNAEKLLFLKKNLPLTFSK